CGCTCCCTCAGACGGCGAGGCCCGGTCCCGGCGCGAGTACATCGACGGCAGCCTCGTGCTGCTCACCGAATGGCAGACCGCCACCGGAAGCGCGCGGGTCACCGACTTCATGCCCTTCGCGGGCGACCAGGTCGGCGTCACGCGGATCGTCGAGGGCATCGAGGGGCGGGTGGACTTCGAGACCCTGCTCCGTATCCGCTTCGATTACGGCAACGCCGTGCCCTGGGTGAGCCGCGTCGACGACGATACCCTCACCGCCGTCGCCGGCCCCGACCTCGTCGTGTTGCGCAGTACCGTGCCGCTGGAAGGGGAGAACATGCACAGCGTGGCGCGCTTCGCGGTATCGGCCGGGGAATCGGTGGCGTTCACGATGACCTGGGGGCCGTCGCACCTCGCTCCGCCGGAAGCCATCGATCCACGCGCCGCGCTGGAGGAATCCCTCGCTTTCTGGGAAGACTGGTCGGGCCGTTGCCTCGGCATGGGCGAATGGACCGACATCGTTCGCCGTTCGCTGGTGGTGCTGAAGGGATTGAGCTACCTGCCCACCGGCGGCATCGTCGCCGCGCCCACCACCTCGTTGCCCGAATGGATCGGCGGCGAGCGCAACTGGGATTACCGCTACTGCTGGGCGCGCGACGCGACCTTCGTACTGTCCGCGCTGGTCAACGCGGGCTATCACGACGAAGCCAGCGCATGGCGCGACTGGGTGCGTCGCGCCGTGGCCGGCTCCCCGGGCCAATTGCAGGTGCTCTACGGGCTCGCGGGCGAGCGGCGCCTGGAGGAATACGAACTGACCTGGCTGCCGGGCTACGAAGGCTCGCGTCCCGTCCGCGTGGGCAATGCCGCCTCGTCCCAGTTCCAGCTCGACATCTTCGGCGAGCTGGTGGGCGCCTTCGCGCATGCGGTCCGCCATGGCGTGGCCTTGCAGCCCGAGGCCGACGACGTGCAGGAGGTGTTCCTCGATCACCTCGCCAGCATCTGGCGCGAACCCGACGAGGGCATCTGGGAGATTCGCGGCGAACCCCGCCACTTCGTGCACTCCAAGGTGATGGCCTGGCTGGCCTTCCAGCGGGCCTCCGAACAGCCGCGGGCGGAAGGCTCGCCGTTGTCGAGGCGATGGCGCGGGATCGCCGACGAGATCCGCGCCGACATCCTCGCCAAGGGCGTCGATCTCGAGCGAGGCTGCCTCGTGCAGTCGTACGGTTCGACGGAGGTCGACGCGAGCCTGCTGCTGGTCACCCTCACCGATTTCCTGCCGCCGGACGATCCGCGTGTCGCCGCCACCATTCGCGCGGTCGAGAAAGACCTGCTCGTCGACGGCTTCGTGCTTCGCTACGACACGCGCAGCGGCGTGGACGGACTGCCGCCGGGCGAGGGGCAGTTCCTGCCGTGCAGCTTCTGGCTGGTGGAGAATTACGTGCTGCTCGGCCGCATGGACGACGCGCGCGAGCTCTTCGTCCGGCTCGTCGGGCTGACGAACGACCTCGGATTGCTCGCGGAGGAGTACGATCCCGTTTCGAAGCGCCTGCTGGGCAATTTCCCCCAGGCCTTTTCGCACGTCGCGCTGGTCAACGCCGCCTTTAGCCTGGCGCGTCGAAGCAGCGCCACGGCGGATATGCATGTCAGTCCAGAATCCACCTTGAACCAGCCTTCCCCAGGAGTTCGTGCATGAGCCAAGCCACCGCCAAGCGCATCAGTTCGCGCGCCCATCCGGCCGATCCGTGTACCGTCGTGATCTTCGGCGCGGCCGGCGACCTGACCAGCCGCCTCGTGGTACCGGCCCTCTACAACATGCGCCGTACGGGGCTGTTGTCCGACAACTTCGCCGTCGTCGGCTTCAACCACGGCAAGATGACCGACAACGCCTGGCGCAACAGCCTGCGCACGGCGCTGGAGCGCTACGTGGGCACCAGCGGCCGCAAGCTCGACGAAGAAGCCTGGGACTGGCTCAGCGGGCAGATGACCTATCACGCCGGCGATTTCGACGATAAGCAGGCCTTCCAGAGCCTGTCGGTGAAGCTGGGCGAGATCGAACGCAAGCGCGGCACCCAGGGCAACGTGCTCTTCTACCTCGCCACGCCGGAGCGTTTCTTCGGCGACGTGATCGAGAAGCTGCAGGAGGCGGGACTGGTGGACGACGGCGGGGCGGACGGCCGCTTCTGGCGCCGCGTCATCATCGAGAAGCCGTTCGGCCACGATCTCGCCTCGGCACGCGCGCTCAACGAACGCATCCTCAAGGTGCTGCGCGAGGACCAGGTCTACCGCATCGACCACTTCCTCGGGAAGGAGACGGTGCAGAACATCATGGCCTTCCGTTTCGCCAACGGCCTGTTCGAGCCCATCTGGAACCGCGACCGCATCGATCACGTGCAGATCACCGTGGCCGAGACGGTGGGCGTGGAGCGCCGCGGCACGTTCTACGAGCAAACCGGTGCCCTGCGCGACATGGTGCCCAACCATCTCTTCCAGTTGCTGGCGATGGTGGCGATGGAACCTCCCTCTTCGTTCGATGCCGAAGCCGTGCGCACGCGCAAGGCGGAGGTGATCGAAGCGATCCGGCCCGTGCAACCGGAGGATGCCGTACGCGGCCAGTACGGCCCCGGCGCCGTCAACGGCGAGCTGGCCACCACGTATCGCGAGGAGCCCGACGTGGCCCCCGATTCGGTCACCGAGACGTTCGTGGCGATGAAGCTTTCCATCGACACCTGGCGCTGGTCCGGCGTACCGTTCTACCTGCGCACGGGCAAGCACATGGGCCGCCGCACCACCGAGATCGCCATCCGTTTCAAATCGGCGCCGTTCGCCCCGTTCCGCGGCACGGGGATGGATGCGTTCGGACCGGACTGGCTGGTGTTGCAGATCCAGCCCGACGAGGGCATCTCGTTGCAGTTCGACGTGAAGCGTCCCGGTCCGCGCGTGGAGCTCGCGCCCGTGCGCATGGATTTCAAGTACGCCGACTGGTTCCGCGCCGAGCCGAACGTGGGCTACGAAACGCTGCTGTACGACTGCATGACCGGCGACGCCACGCTGTTCCAGCGCGCCGACATGGTCGAGGCTTGCTGGCGCGCCGTGCAGCCGATCCTCGATGAGTGGGCGCAGCGTCTGCCGGCCGACTTTCCCAATTACGCCTCGGGCAGCGCCGGCCCGGCCTCGTCCGATACCTTGCTCGCCATGGGCGGCCGTTCATGGCGTCCGCTGAATTCGTCGAGCGAGCCGCTGGCCCGCAAGCCGGTGCGCGCGAAGGCCGAGGCGGCGCCGTCGGCCGCCGCGGATACGCCGCGCGCCGCGGCGAAGAAGGGCGCAGCGAAGAAAGGCGCGGTTCGCCGAGCGGCGAGCAAGAAGGTGGCGGCGAAGACGGCTTCCGCCCGCAAGGTCGCGACGAAGACGACGGCCACGCGGAAAACGGCTGCGAGGAAGACGACGGCGAAGAAGACGGCCACCCGTCGGACGCCGGCGACCCGCCCGCGCGGCAGGTAAGTCGTCGGCCGGGTGACGGACGAGGGGCCTCGCTTCGGCGAGGCCCCTTTTTTATCGCTCAGTGGTCGTGTTTGTCCTCGTGCGCGGGCGGGCGACGCTCGTCATGGTGAGGCGCCGGGCGGGACGCCTGGTGCTGTTCCGGACGAGCCTCCACGTGGGGCTGCGCGTGCGCTTCCATGCGTGGTTCCATGTGCGGCTCCATGCGCTGCTCCATGCGCGGCTGCGCGCGCGGTTCCACGCGCTGCTCCATGTGCGGCTGTGCCTGCGGTTCCATGTGCGGTTCCTCGCGTGGTTCCACCCGCGGTTCCGCGCGGTGCGTCATCAGGCCAGGGTCCGTCGGCGGCGGGACATGCTGGGCCAGGCGCGTGTCCCTCGGGGGCATGCGGACATCGTCGCGGGTTTCCTGTCGCGGCGCCGCGACGGGTGTCGGTGAGGGCCGGTCATGGCGCTGCGCCGTCGCGGGGTCGAAGGCGTGCGGCCTGCCTGGTTCCATCGCTCCACCGGCGGCCGGGGCGTGTGCTTCCGGCGGCCGGGGCGGCTCGTTCCCGGC
This window of the Luteibacter aegosomatis genome carries:
- a CDS encoding glycoside hydrolase family 15 protein — translated: MAPRIEDYAMIGNCRTAALVSRDGSIDWLCLPRFDAAACFAALLGDEDHGCWRLAPSDGEARSRREYIDGSLVLLTEWQTATGSARVTDFMPFAGDQVGVTRIVEGIEGRVDFETLLRIRFDYGNAVPWVSRVDDDTLTAVAGPDLVVLRSTVPLEGENMHSVARFAVSAGESVAFTMTWGPSHLAPPEAIDPRAALEESLAFWEDWSGRCLGMGEWTDIVRRSLVVLKGLSYLPTGGIVAAPTTSLPEWIGGERNWDYRYCWARDATFVLSALVNAGYHDEASAWRDWVRRAVAGSPGQLQVLYGLAGERRLEEYELTWLPGYEGSRPVRVGNAASSQFQLDIFGELVGAFAHAVRHGVALQPEADDVQEVFLDHLASIWREPDEGIWEIRGEPRHFVHSKVMAWLAFQRASEQPRAEGSPLSRRWRGIADEIRADILAKGVDLERGCLVQSYGSTEVDASLLLVTLTDFLPPDDPRVAATIRAVEKDLLVDGFVLRYDTRSGVDGLPPGEGQFLPCSFWLVENYVLLGRMDDARELFVRLVGLTNDLGLLAEEYDPVSKRLLGNFPQAFSHVALVNAAFSLARRSSATADMHVSPESTLNQPSPGVRA
- the zwf gene encoding glucose-6-phosphate dehydrogenase; translation: MSQATAKRISSRAHPADPCTVVIFGAAGDLTSRLVVPALYNMRRTGLLSDNFAVVGFNHGKMTDNAWRNSLRTALERYVGTSGRKLDEEAWDWLSGQMTYHAGDFDDKQAFQSLSVKLGEIERKRGTQGNVLFYLATPERFFGDVIEKLQEAGLVDDGGADGRFWRRVIIEKPFGHDLASARALNERILKVLREDQVYRIDHFLGKETVQNIMAFRFANGLFEPIWNRDRIDHVQITVAETVGVERRGTFYEQTGALRDMVPNHLFQLLAMVAMEPPSSFDAEAVRTRKAEVIEAIRPVQPEDAVRGQYGPGAVNGELATTYREEPDVAPDSVTETFVAMKLSIDTWRWSGVPFYLRTGKHMGRRTTEIAIRFKSAPFAPFRGTGMDAFGPDWLVLQIQPDEGISLQFDVKRPGPRVELAPVRMDFKYADWFRAEPNVGYETLLYDCMTGDATLFQRADMVEACWRAVQPILDEWAQRLPADFPNYASGSAGPASSDTLLAMGGRSWRPLNSSSEPLARKPVRAKAEAAPSAAADTPRAAAKKGAAKKGAVRRAASKKVAAKTASARKVATKTTATRKTAARKTTAKKTATRRTPATRPRGR